One window of Paralichthys olivaceus isolate ysfri-2021 chromosome 20, ASM2471397v2, whole genome shotgun sequence genomic DNA carries:
- the susd5 gene encoding sushi domain-containing protein 5, producing the protein MLDRWSQTVVSLLYGCLACLVISSVNVNADGRVFVLDLRNSSGPLGFRDAERACASQHARLASAEDLRHAVVECFFSPCTRGWLYGGTVGTTVCNVAGSALNAVEVRTENTTENTAHLDAFCIKDKDVPCGDPPSFPNARLQGHSGFEMGDELLYTCVPGYVMPSGHTAFSLLCDSCGEWYGLVQICVKDETESHIDYEDKFTDSYEEEEHHSEKPEEAHGEVYEEVHGAAYPEGRRGQEQQEMSFGLVEHQDERGDDEAGGELIGSKSDGEKDEDRAVEDFIGHPRWEQERREVVRIDAAAATEAPVSLLSQKHMFWFPSEAFQDEGQSVSSNPVTQTTQRASGTQSEESKEHESQETQHPVDVDDHDHEGDSYDDHDTDDPQDHDDSRHYDQPDRDSHQDEDGHDDHLKHYIPAQHDNLDRRDRHEKQDDHDDPNDHYDMGEHEDDRVRYSSPEYDDQDDTYDEHESYEDHKDVTDDHGAVVQEHPEDSTEHPDHHDHDDAEEHYDLEEDDSDRFTDHDAHDNDDHDSYDDHDSHEDVDDGHQRVIFSIATDVHKNGTANGAEEKATTDETWLDGYPIVIEETEKSDSTTTERVRPEDGERGTHATTTDRPNEVEIRRPVPYTSLPEEHESPTVDPEQGGVKDVWPGFIPTAAPSPDHIEPSDFPSYSDTLDYDTQQAAPTRSWQGDLTKHPFLDYSLAPPMHNGDVLMEDNMHNLPGETGERGEVEGEMGEAICVGDDCPPPQSSSSKGATITVIIVALCALAAAVIVGVWCYRRQQQKSSMYEMNGKGQGHSRQGQQIEMQQKV; encoded by the exons atgctGGATCGTTGGAGCCAAACTGTCGTGTCGTTGCTCTATGGATGCCTGGCTTGTCTTGTGATCAGCTCAGTGAATGTAAACGCAGACG gtcGGGTGTTTGTGTTGGACCTGAGGAACTCCTCTGGCCCTCTGGGCTTCAGAGACGCAGAGCGGGCCTGTGCCTCACAACATGCCCGCTTGGCATCAGCAGAGGATCTCCGTCACGCTGTGGTGGAGTGCTTCTTTTCTCCATGCACCCGTGGGTGGCTCTATGGCGGCACAGTGGG GACCACAGTGTGTAATGTTGCGGGCAGTGCACTGAACGCAGTGGAGGTGAGAACAGAAAATACTACAGAGAACACGGCTCACCTGGACGCCTTCTGCATCAAAGATAAAG ACGTGCCGTGTGGGGACCCTCCATCTTTCCCCAACGCTCGTCTGCAGGGTCACTCTGGCTTTGAGATGGGCGACGAGCTGCTCTACACGTGTGTGCCGGGTTACGTGATGCCCAGCGGACACACTGCCTTCAGCCTGCTGTGCGACAGCTGTGGAGAGTGGTATGGACTGGTGCAGATTTGTGTCAAAG ATGAGACTGAAAGTCACATAGACTATGAGGACAAGTTCACAGATTCCTACGAGGAGGAAGAGCACCACAGCGAGAAGCCAGAGGAGGCTCATGGTGAAGTGTATGAGGAGGTGCATGGAGCTGCATACCCGGAGGGGAGGAGGGGTCAGGAGCAGCAAGAGATGAGCTTTGGTCTCGTGGAGCATCAAGACGAGCGTGGAGACGATGAAGCAGGAGGAGAATTGATTGGTAGTAAGTCTGACGGTGAAAAAGACGAGGACCGGGCTGTTGAAGACTTTATAGGTCATCCGAGgtgggagcaggagaggagggaggtggtgaggatagatgcagctgcagccacagaagCACcggtctctcttctctcccagaaACACATGTTCTGGTTTCCCTCTGAGGCCTTTCAGGATGAGGGACAGTCCGTCTCCTCCAATCCAGTCACACAAACTACACAGAGAGCTTCAGGCACCCAAtcagaggagagcaaagaacacGAGAGCCAGGAAACCCAGCATCCCGTTGATGTAGATGACCATGATCACGAGGGGGACAGCTATGACGATCATGACACAGATGACCCACAGGATCACGACGACAGCCGCCACTATGATCAACCTGACCGTGACAGTCACCAGGACGAAGATGGCCACGACGACCATCTGAAACATTACATTCCAGCTCAGCACGATAATCTGGACAGACGGGACCGCCATGAAAAACAAGACGATCACGATGACCCCAATGACCATTATGACATGGGCGAACATGAAGATGATCGTGTTCGCTACAGCAGCCCAGAGTACGATGATCAGGACGACACTTACGATGAACACGAAAGCTACGAGGATCACAAGGACGTGACTGACGATCATGGAGCAGTTGTTCAAGAGCATCCTGAAGACTCAACGGAACATCCAGACCACCACGACCATGATGATGCCGAGGAGCATTACGACCTGGAGGAGGACGATAGCGACAGATTCACTGATCATGATGCGCATGACAACGATGACCATGACAGCTACGATGATCACGACAGCCACGAAGATGTTGATGATGGTCATCAGCGTGTCATCTTTTCTATAGCAACAGATGTACATAAGAATGGCACTGCGAATGGAGCAGAAGAGAAGGCAACAACGGATGAAACCTGGCTAGACGGCTACCCCATCGTCATagaggaaactgaaaaaagtgaTTCGACAACAACAGAGCGAGTGAGACCAGAGGACGGAGAGAGGGGGACACATgccacaacaacagacagacCCAATGAGGTGGAAATTCGTAGACCTGTCCCTTACACCAGTTTACCAGAGGAACATGAGTCTCCCACTGTGGACCCTGAACAAGGTGGAGTAAAGGACGTCTGGCCTGGCTTCATCCCCACCGCTGCTCCTTCCCCTGACCATATAGAGCCCTCAGACTTCCCCTCATACTCTGACACTCTCGACTACGACACGCAACAAGCAGCTCCCACCCGCTCCTGGCAGGGAGACCTCACCAAGCACCCCTTCCTCGATTACAGCCTGGCTCCCCCAATGCATAATGGCGACGTCCTGATGGAGGACAACATGCACAACCTGCCCGGTGAGACTGGTGAGCGTGGGGAGGTGGAAGGGGAGATGGGGGAGGCAATCTGCGTGGGTGATGACTGCCCTCCTCCTCAGAGCTCCTCCAGCAAAGGTGCCACGATAACCGTCATCATCGTGGCGTTGTGTGCGTTGGCTGCGGCAGTCATCGTCGGTGTGTGGTGTTACCGacggcagcagcagaagagcTCGATGTACGAGATGAACGGGAAGGGCCAGGGTCACAGCAGACAGGGCCAACAGATAGAGATGCAGCAAAAAGTGTAA
- the fkbp9 gene encoding peptidyl-prolyl cis-trans isomerase FKBP9 — translation MSAMKMSLCVHAMLYLAVLVAFAACNAPPVPLDDILIEKTFVPEQCVRAVKVGDYVRYHYNGVFPDGKKFDSSYDRGSTYNVFVGKKQLIAGMDKALVGMCVNERRLVKIPPHLAYGKQGYGDIIPPDSILHFDVLLLDVWNPEDGVQINTYHTPSSCSRKVEVSDYVRYHYNGTLLDGTLFDSSHTRMRTYDTYVGIGWLIAGMDQGLLGMCVGERRIVTMPPSLGYGENGDGSDIPGQASLVFDIVLLDLHNPRDGITVTNQKVPESCTRKSVAGDFVRYHYNGSLLDGTFFDSSYSRNRTYDTYVGRGYVIAGMDEGLIGVCVGEKRTITIPPHLGYGEEGTGTKIPGSAVLVFDIDIIDFHNPSDSTEITVTHKPGECDKQTKKGDFIKYHYNASMMDGTSIDSTYNYGKTYNIVLGANQVVPGMEDGLLDMCVGEKRHLVIPPHLGYGERGVPDEVPGSAVLLFDIELVEMEEGLPEGYMFIWNDDVSPDLFAEMDKDENKQVEPSEFTDYIMRQVSEGKGRLAPGFDPYRIIDNMFSNQDRDGDGKITEAEFKLKADEATTHDEL, via the exons ATGTCGGCAATGAAAATGAGCTTGTGCGTGCACGCCATGTTATACCTGGCTGTTCTGGTGGCGTTCGCCGCCTGCAACGCTCCCCCGGTCCCGTTAGACGACATCCTCATTGAGAAAACTTTCGTGCCGGAGCAGTGTGTGCGCGCAGTCAAGGTGGGCGACTACGTGAGGTACCACTACAACGGCGTTTTCCCAGATGGCAAGAAGTTCGACTCCAG ttacGACCGTGGAAGCACCTACAACGTGTTTGTCGGCAAGAAGCAGCTGATCGCAGGGATGGACAAAGCTCTGGTGGGGATGTGCGTCAACGAGAGACGACTGGTCAAGATTCCACCTCATCTCGCTTACGGAAAGCAGGGATACG GTGACATCATCCCTCCGGACTCCATCCTCCACTTTGACGTGCTGCTGCTCGACGTGTGGAACCCGGAGGACGGCGTGCAGATCAACACTTACCACACgccctccagctgctccaggaAGGTGGAGGTGTCTGACTATGTGCGCTACCACTACAATGGCACCCTGCTGGACGGGACGCTCTTCGATTCCAG TCACACCCGCATGCGCACATATGACACCTACGTCGGGATCGGCTGGCTGATCGCTGGCATGGATCAGGGGCTCCTGGGCATGTGTGTCGGAGAGAGACGCATCGTCACTATGCCTCCCTCTCTTGGATACGGAGAGAATGGAGACG GCAGCGACATCCCGGGACAGGCTTCTCTGGTGTTCGATATAGTACTCCTGGACCTGCACAACCCCAGGGATGGCATCACAGTGACCAATCAGAAAGTGCCCGAGTCCTGCACGAGGAAGTCCGTCGCCGGAGACTTTGTACGCTACCACTACAACGGCAGTCTCCTCGACGGGACATTTTTTGATTCCag CTACTCACGTAATCGCACCTATGACACCTACGTGGGTCGAGGCTACGTGATCGCTGGCATGGACGAGGGTCTGATTGGAGTCTGTGTGGGAGAGAAACGCACCATCACCATCCCCCCACATCTCGGCTATGGAGAGGAAGGCAcag GCACTAAGATCCCTGGATCAGCAGTGCTGGTGTTTGACATTGACATCATCGACTTCCACAACCCGTCAGACAGCACTGAAATCACCGTCACTCACAAGCCAGGAGAGTGCGACAAGCAAACAAAGAAGGGAGACTTCATCAAATATCACTACAATGCCTCCATGATGGACGGCACATCCATCGACTCCAC ATATAACTATGGAAAGACATACAACATCGTCTTGGGAGCCAACCAGGTGGTGCCAGGGATGGAGGACGGACTGTTGGacatgtgtgtgggagagaagaGGCACCTGGTTATTCCTCCTCACCTGGGCTATGGGGAGAGAGGAGTCC ctgATGAGGTCCCAGGGAGCGCTGTGCTGTTGTTCGACATTGAGCTGGTAGAAATGGAGGAGGGACTTCCTGAAGGCTACATGTTTATCTGGAACGACGATGTGTCCCCTGACCTCTTCGCTGAGATGGACAAAGACGAGAACAAGCAGGTGGAGCCCTCTGAG TTTACTGATTACATCATGCGGCAGGTGAGCGAGGGAAAAGGTCGCCTGGCACCCGGCTTTGATCCCTATCGCATCATCGACAACATGTTCTCCAACCAGGACCGTGATGGAGATGGAAAAATCACAGAGGCAGAGTTCAAACTTAAAGCAGATGAAGCAACCACTCACGACGAGCTATGA
- the crtap gene encoding cartilage-associated protein produces MASSTSSSQLLFALLIALAVSVVDSQYEKYSFRSFPRHELMPLESAYKYALDQYTGEKWQETVEYMEVSLRLYRLLRDSEAFCNLNCSSVRLEDEDKFAEFPELRAFGNVMKRAQCLKRCKQGLPAFRQTMPSRDTIDEFDRREPYKYLQYAYFKSDKVAKAVSAAHTFLLKHPDDEMMQRNMAYYQSLPGAEEHLKDLETKSYETLFVRAVRAYNGENFRTSVSDMELALRDFFKIYDECLAASEGPRDVKDFKDFYPSIADHYIEVLQRKVRCESDLTPVVGGFVVEKFVATMYHYLQFAYYKLNDLKNAVPCAASYVLFDPSDEVMNNNLAYYKFHKSQWGLTEEDFLARSEALRYHNQTTMQLQMMEFSRQRLISDDEGEVVEFIDEFLDKDE; encoded by the exons ATGGCAtcctccacttcttcttctcaaCTCCTATTTGCGCTTCTAATCGCACTCGCAGTCTCGGTGGTGGATTCACAGTACGAGAAGTACAGCTTCAGGAGTTTCCCCAGACATGAGCTGATGCCGCTGGAGTCCGCGTACAAATACGCACTGGACCAGTACACCGGGGAGAAGTGGCAAGAGACGGTGGAGTACATGGAGGTGTCGCTGCGGCTCTACCGGCTGCTGCGGGACAGCGAGGCCTTCTGCAACCTCAACTGCAGCTCCGTGCGCCTGGAGGACGAGGACAAGTTCGCGGAGTTCCCCGAGCTGCGTGCGTTCGGCAACGTGATGAAGAGGGCGCAGTGCCTGAAGCGCTGCAAGCAGGGGCTGCCCGCGTTCCGACAGACCATGCCCAGCCGGGACACCATAGACGAGTTCGACAGGAGGGAGCCCTACAAGTACCTGCAGTATGCATACTTCAAG TCTGACAAAGTGGCCAAGGCGGTTTCTGCTGCCCACACCTTCCTGCTGAAACACCCAGATGATGAGATGATGCAGAGGAACATGGCGTACTACCAGAGTCTCCCCGGAGCTGAGGAACACCTCAAAGACCTGGAGACCAAGTCCTATGAG ACATTATTTGTGCGCGCAGTGCGGGCGTATAACGGGGAAAACTTCCGTACCTCGGTGTCAGACATGGAGCTGGCTCTGAGGGACTTCTTCAAGATCTACGATGAGTGTCTGGCTGCGTCTGAGGGCCCAAGGGACGTCAAAGACTTTAAAGACTTCTACCCCTCCATAGCAG ATCACTATATCGAGGTCCTACAGAGGAAAGTGAGGTGTGAAAGTGACCTGACACCTGTTGTAGGAGGATTCGTTGTAGAGAAGTTTGTAGCCACCATGTACCACTACCTGCAGTTTGCTTATTACAAGT taaatGACCTTAAGAATGCAGTGCCATGTGCAGCCAGCTACGTGCTGTTTGACCCCAGTGATGAGGTCATGAATAACAACCTGGCTTATTACAAGTTTCACAAAAGCCAGTGGGGGCTTACAGAGGAGGACTTCCTGGCCAGATCA GAGGCACTGCGATACCACAATCAGACCACCATGCAGCTACAGATGATGGAGTTCTCCAGACAGCGGCTGATAAGCGATGATGAG ggggaggtggtggagttTATAGATGAGTTCCTGGACAAGGACGAATAG